In Plasmodium gaboni strain SY75 chromosome 8, whole genome shotgun sequence, one DNA window encodes the following:
- a CDS encoding putative SET domain protein: protein MRNRNHKKNKKDEERNIRKHSNDNNKIVNDMKDNNNNNNNNKSVIHSSSNLKKVEEKKVFERNKFGQFIKKSISPSLKDTNIKSNNNKNMKTDSHSNEVNNNNNNNNNNNNNNNNNNNNNNNNNNNNNTLSNKEKLKVLIDKIKKIQNKKEVNKTLDKPMYMRNFQDEKKVSNSNNANKIKRNGDPRNLGDIKSNDNIKSNDNIKSNNNIKSNNNIKSNDNIKSSYNQKNSDNLKKSDNLKNSDNLKYSDNIKINDNLKNSDNIKSNDNLKNSDIIKSNDNLKNSDNLKNSDNIKNNREPRCNEEKESSENVNIKEKVINNRDCKNNDKFKINREVNNSRENRRNDDTNISDDHKNNIDQKGSNNNVSRNNNTSKNNNTPKNNNTPKNNNTPKNNNTVKNNNTVKNNNTIKNNNATKSMSDSINSDIINKSDCINNADENNEHNDDESSKKEDEVDNNKIEDDNLINKDEKRGENMSVAKEDNETYYRSSRRERCRNLKKEDNLKNVNDEDNLKNMNDEDNLKNMNDEDNLKNMNDENNNVSPFTKEGRKRSVRDRSNLRNFNYINVNNNNIKDDDFVDDNKNSSVIKMNEGKKTILRTRVRNRRRSQRKRGRRCSNLRNNKNNLNSVSKSNYDMSEGENYEKGRKFFYDNNSNYNELDPLNSKFSNIKISKNFFLKMNDDDDDEEEDDDKTSSKHSSYSFGLNERNIEKKIIILEEKDGIYEINENYLGYDNNKDMDDNNKNIDYNMIHNDDNNKSINHNMIYNDDNNKSINQNMIYNDDNNKSINHNMIYNDDINNDMDEDHTNNPQNKNDDCNSSKCNDDNSCQLNNNTKQNDKKLNIDHNNMCDVKNIYNIYNIDNKICNIKKRVLNNEEILILLNLLRDININRFTLKHVMTSKDCMYEKFMLYNLFSYNITCLKSPLKLMYAYCLFKNLKLFYQIQYKNMNMTEKSIPNYKIKNNLLDTHCIILNMFDNYYQNVCKQKMSITDFINSFYLNIHNINIGKKKAQPNKNYENIVLPEKDNRKITSMYTNRPVLYSNYINKETDINIEKQSNKLNDINMENYHTVNKNNKSINNKSINNKSINIDSINNKYINNDNNYRSHYNLNDNKYNSVCKNELTSHINDISQVQNYKQNDDNADNINKDIYRNIYKEQNLYHIHNYNDMSKGSNDHNVKTFNVQNNRKENDLKNSIYHDNKMYLLGNEKTPCLKDIDINKNYEHEYDNYDDINRYNNNNNINTDEGKNEKDIYLNNDNRKRKYFTNKNILEYENKKKKMSYTINMNQNNDNESVNNKSHMMLWKYKELENIKNMINNEKDEEEDCTPLAHTIKISKNCNNINMDQYNERNKNEEYNDDMSNYKVLRGANFECYDVNESVHVQDIHDKGEEKKIAASLDIKNDENDDVNKNDNINQNDNINKNNDVNQNDDVNQNNDVNQNDDVNQNNDVNKNNDDNNYIIEKGENYEKKKNIENIQYDKKYSNNDIQYNMPFKDKSLLLFDEKNMNNENKKENTPIKMEDINFSVNMEYSPMLKNRRINYDNKNNDIYNKNNDIYNKNNIYNNNVDSCIKNDEYLHSSDNNLSVNKYNSVSKRRRRVDRNKESNEKEKRVYRNDIMELQNVDVMLLERIKNNYKMLIGNDNENKKKKKKNTSTVTLMGDEDDTYDNNNEKNNEKNNDNNNNNNNNNNNNNNNNNNNNNNNNNEIHNNNIINNNMIQRSNGKIEKCRKNKIPYFNKYSKLLNNEDKKKKKNMLTTECLYNNNFNILDIKVNTHFAHNYHISLFFFCKYTSYNLYLHPLNKNEHIVSYVILNSKNEVLTDNGNSFVLRYLLSFLTNKISSLKKCYANALYNSYLLQIPIRIFRHHNLENKYSPNYGIRYDGIYKIINAFTINDYSTPEYKRDILYVFKRLYVDKCFISNINHKILDDQAERKKKFIEKNSVSINVMMNKEIIMTLRIPYLKNYKSTTFTNFNHIYKFIRKKCIEKKLATSWVQSEMSTYEACMQHIRAKEKEKEKEKNNNYINNEKMNNIKNNENNIKDVYNERISSSDDTFKDCIQAINIDNPMDHDVDVGFVINEGNNKIKDMKNKNCNVNENINAHTNKNNMNDIKNINYMNNMNYMNDINYMNNINYMNCNSSDEGQYPYWCLGKYLPFVLILETLNFEKEIDIYKGMRTKNLKNLKISIIKTEIPINCEMAKRPAHLFIPIKSKEAISAYIELKKPYDNNWNPYEDLSGGKEIFKIPVENVVDESLPPMNFTYVNKTIFFSRLPPYNLLPLCSGCAPHNYNKKEYVDLYINGYCKGIRHKKTNRIYCDGNKNYDINDFNVLAACSGNCLCDPLKCTNKFPEGLHYPIKVVKTKDIGWDIVSCSFIKANSLIMHYVGEITTRKEMISREHEYDKKGYFNYFIETAEVDETYPDDWKIPCIDALFISNVARFLNHSCEPNVNVITIWRGDNYPSVGIFASRDIQPNEPLKYHYGINYKNIKCMCASKKCKGYIG, encoded by the coding sequence ATGAGAAACAgaaatcataaaaaaaacaagaaagatgaagaaagaaatataaGAAAACATTCAAATGATAACAATAAAATTGTAAACGATATGAAAgacaacaacaataataataataataataaaagtgTTATACATAGTAGTAGTAATTTAAAAAAGGTTGAAGAGAAAAAAGTATTtgaaagaaataaatttggtcagtttataaaaaaatcaaTATCTCCATCTTTAAAAGACAccaatataaaaagtaataataataaaaatatgaaaacTGATAGTCATAGTAATGAGgtgaataataataataataataataataataataacaacaacaacaacaacaataataataataataataataataataataataataacacCTTAAgtaataaagaaaaattaaaagttcttattgataaaattaaaaaaatacaaaataaaaaagaagtTAATAAAACGTTAGATAAACCTATGTATATGAGAAATTTTCAGgatgaaaaaaaagtttctaatagtaataatgctaataaaataaaaagaaatggAGATCCAAGAAATTTAGGagatataaaaagtaatgataatataaaaagtaatgataatataaaaagtaataataatataaaaagtaataataatataaaaagtaatgataatataaaaagtagttataatcaaaaaaatagtGATAATCTAAAAAAGAGTGATAATCTAAAAAATAGTGATAATCTAAAATAtagtgataatataaaaattaatgataatCTAAAAAAtagtgataatataaaaagtaatGATAATCTAAAAAATAgtgatattataaaaagtaatGATAATCTAAAAAATAGTGATAATCTAAAAAAtagtgataatataaaaaataataggGAACCCAGATGTAATGAGGAAAAGGAATCCAGTGAAAACGTCAATATTAAAGAGAAGGTTATAAATAATAGGGACTGTAAAAATAACGACAAGtttaaaattaatagaGAGGTAAACAATAGTAGAGAAAATAGAAGGAATGATGATACTAATATAAGTGATGAccataaaaataatattgatcAGAAAggtagtaataataatgtatcaagaaataataatacatctaaaaataataatacacccaaaaataataatacacccaaaaataataatacacccaaaaataataatacagtcaaaaataataatacagtcaaaaataataatacaatcaaaaataataatgcTACTAAAAGTATGAGCGACTCCATAAATAGTGATATCATAAATAAATCCGATTGCATCAATAACGctgatgaaaataatgaacaTAATGATGATGAGAGTAGTAAGAAGGAAGATGAAGtggataataataaaattgaagatgataatttaataaataaagatgaaAAGAGAGGAGAAAATATGAGTGTAGCTAAGGAAGATAATGAGACTTATTATAGAAGTAGTAGAAGAGAGAGGTGTCGTAATTTGAAGAAAGaagataatttaaaaaatgtgaatgatgaagataatttaaaaaatatgaatgatgaagataatttaaaaaatatgaatgatgaagataatttaaaaaatatgaatgatgaaaataataatgtaagTCCTTTTACAAAAGAAGGAAGGAAAAGAAGTGTAAGAGATAGAAGTAATTTAAgaaattttaattatataaatgtaaataataataatataaaggaTGACGATTTTGttgatgataataaaaatagtagtgtaataaaaatgaatgaaGGAAAAAAGACGATTCTAAGAACACGTGTAAGAAATAGAAGAAGAAGTCAAAGGAAAAGAGGAAGGAGATGTTCAAatttaagaaataataaaaataatttaaattcTGTTAGTAAAAGTAATTATGATATGTCTGAAGGagaaaattatgaaaaaggtagaaaatttttttatgataataatagtaattATAATGAGTTAGATCCATTAAATAGTAAATTTTcgaatataaaaatttcaaagaatttttttcttaaaatgaatgatgatgatgatgatgaagaagaagatGATGATAAGACTAGTAGTAAGCACAGTTCATATTCGTTTGGATTAAACGAAAGAAACATAGaaaagaagataataatattagaGGAGAAGGATGGAATATATGAGATAAATGAGAATTATTTGGGGTATGAcaataataaagatatggatgataataataaaaatattgattACAATATGATAcataatgatgataataataaaagtattaatcacaatatgatatataatgatgataataataaaagtattaatcagaatatgatatataatgatgataataataaaagtattaatcacaatatgatatataatgatgatattaataacGATATGGATGAGGATCATACAAATAACCCTCAGAATAAGAATGACGATTGTAACAGTTCTAAATgtaatgatgataattcttgccaattaaataataatacaaaacaaaatgataaGAAACTTAATATtgatcataataatatgtgtgatgttaaaaatatatataatatatataatatagataataaaatatgtaatataaaaaagagaGTATTAAACAATGAAGAgattttaatattattaaatttattaagagatattaatataaatcGATTTACTTTAAAACATGTAATGACAAGTAAAGATTGTATGTATGAAAaatttatgttatataatttattttcatataatataacatgTTTAAAAAGTCCTTTAAAATTGATGTATGCATATTGTTTGTTTAagaatttaaaattattttatcagatacaatataaaaatatgaatatgaCAGAAAAATCTATTCcaaattataaaataaaaaataatttattagATACACattgtattattttaaatatgtttgataattattatcaaaatgTATGTAAACAAAAAATGTCTATAACtgattttattaattcattttatttaaatatacataatataaatattggtaaaaaaaaagcacaaccaaataaaaattatgaaaatattgtattaccagaaaaagataatagaaaaataaCATCAATGTATACAAATAGACCTGTTCTATATTctaattatataaataaagaaactgatataaatatagaaaaacAGTCTAATAAACTTAATGATATTAACATGGAAAATTATCATACagttaataaaaataataaatcaataaataataaatcaataaataataaatcaataaatattgattctataaataataaatatataaataatgataacAATTATCGTAGTCACTAcaatttaaatgataataaatacaatagtgtatgtaaaaatgaattaacatcacatataaatgatatatctCAAGTTCAAAATTATAAGcaaaatgatgataatgctgataatataaataaagatatatatagaaatatatataaagaacaaaatttatatcatatacataattataatgatatgaGTAAAGGATCTAATGATCATAACGTTAAAACGTTTAATGTGCAAAATAatagaaaagaaaatgatttaaaaaattctatatatcatgataataaaatgtatcTTCTGGGCAATGAAAAAACACCATGTTTAAAAgatatagatataaataagaattatGAACAtgaatatgataattatgatgatataaatagatacaacaacaataataatattaatacGGATGAGGgtaaaaatgaaaaggatatctatttaaataatgataatagaaaaaggaaatattttacaaataaaaatatattagaatatgaaaataaaaagaaaaaaatgtcatatacaataaatatgaatcaaaataatgataatgaatctgtaaataataaaagtcATATGATGTTATggaaatataaagaattagaaaatattaaaaatatgataaacAATGAAAAAGATGAGGAAGAAGACTGTACTCCATTAGCACATACTATAAaaatttcaaaaaattgtaataatataaatatggaTCAATACAAtgaaagaaataaaaatgaagaatataatgatgatatgAGTAATTATAAAGTGTTAAGAGGTGCTAATTTTGAGTGTTATGATGTCAACGAATCTGTGCATGTTCAGGATATTCATGATAAGGGggaagaaaagaaaatcGCGGCATCGTTAGATATTAAgaatgatgaaaatgacgatgtgaataaaaatgataatataaatcaaaatgataatataaataaaaataatgatgtgaatcaaaatgatgatgttaatcaaaataatgatgttaatcaaaatgatgatgttaatcaaaataatgatgttaataaaaataatgatgataataattatatcataGAGAAAGGtgaaaattatgaaaaaaaaaaaaatatagaaaatattcaatatgataaaaaatattcaaacaatgatatacaatataatatgcCCTTTAAAGATAAatccttattattatttgatgagaagaatatgaataatgagaataaaaaagaaaatacTCCAATTAAAATGgaagatataaatttttCAGTGAATATGGAATATTCTCCAATGCTAAAAAATAGAAGaataaattatgataataaaaataatgatatatataataaaaataatgatatatataataaaaataatatatataacaataatgTTGATAGTTGTATTAAGAATGATGAGTATCTTCATAGTAGCGACAACAATCTTAGTgtgaataaatataacagTGTGAGTAAACGAAGGAGACGAGTAGATAGAAATAAAGAGAGCAATGAAAAAGAGAAACGAGTTTATAGAAATGATATAATGGAGCTTCAAAATGTGGATGTGATGCTACTTGAAcgtataaaaaataattataagaTGTTAATTGGAAATGATAAtgagaataaaaaaaaaaaaaaaaaaaatacttCAACTGTAACATTAATGGGAGATGAAGATGACacatatgataataataatgaaaagaaCAATGAAAAGAAcaatgataataataataataataataataataataataacaacaataataataataacaacaataataataataataataatgagattcataacaataatattattaataataatatgatcCAAAGGAGTAATGGAAAAATAGAAAAGTGCCggaaaaataaaataccttatttcaataaatatagtaaattattaaataatgaagataagaaaaaaaaaaaaaatatgttaaCTACGgaatgtttatataataataattttaatatattagatATAAAAGTGAATACACATTTTGCtcataattatcatatatctttattttttttttgtaaatatacatcatataatttatatttacatcCATTAAATAAGAATGAACATATTGTATCTTATGTTATTTTAAATTCTAAGAATGAAGTATTAACAGATAATGGGAATTCTTTTGTTTTAAgatatttattatctttcttaacaaataaaatttctagtttaaaaaaatgttatgCAAATgctttatataattcttatttatTACAAATACCTATACGTATATTTAGACATCAtaatttagaaaataaatatagCCCAAACTACGGTATTAGATATGATGGcatatataaaatcatTAATGCTTTTACTATTAATGATTATTCTACTCCTGAATATAAAAgagatatattatatgtttttaaaagatTATATGTTGACAAATGCTTTATATCAAATATTAATCATAAAATTCTTGATGATCAAGCTgaaaggaaaaaaaaatttatagaaaaaaattcGGTTTCTATTAATGTTATGATgaataaagaaattattatgacATTAAGAATACcttatttaaaaaattataaatcTACTACCTTTACAAATtttaatcatatatataaatttataagaaaaaaatgtattGAAAAGAAGTTAGCTACTTCATGGGTGCAATCTGAGATGAGTACATATGAGGCTTGTATGCAGCATATTAGAGctaaagaaaaagaaaaagaaaaagaaaaaaataataattatataaataatgaaaaaatgaataatatcaaaaataatgagaataatataaaagatgTATATAATGAAAGGATAAGTTCTAGTGATGATACATTTAAAGATTGTATACAAGCCataaatattgataatCCTATGGATCACGATGTTGACGTTGGATTTGTTATAAATGAGGgcaataataaaataaaggatatgaaaaataaaaattgtaatgttaatgaaaatataaatgcccacactaataaaaataatatgaatgatataaaaaatattaattatatgaacaatatgaattatatgaacgatattaattatatgaacaatattaattatatgaattgCAATTCATCGGATGAAGGTCAATATCCTTATTGGTGCCTTGGAAAATATTTACCTTTTGTTTTAATTCTAGAAACTTTAAACtttgaaaaagaaattgatatatataaaggtatgagaacaaaaaatttaaagaatCTAAAAATATCTATCATAAAAACAGAAATTCCAATAAATTGTGAAATGGCTAAAAGGCCAGcacatttatttataccTATAAAAAGTAAAGAAGCAATATCTGCATATatagaattaaaaaaaccatatgataataattgGAATCCATATGAAGATTTATCAGGTGGTAAAGAGATTTTTAAGATACCTGTTGAAAATGTAGTAGATGAATCATTACCTCCTATGAATTTTACATATGTTAATAAaactatatttttttctagATTACCTccatataatttattacCTTTATGTTCTGGTTGTGCTCcacataattataataaaaaggaatatgtagatctttatataaatggATATTGTAAAGGTATAAGacataaaaaaacaaatagaatatattgtgatggaaataaaaattatgatattaATGATTTCAATGTATTAGCTGCATGTTCAGGAAATTGTTTATGTGATCCTTTAAAATGCACAAATAAATTTCCAGAAGGTTTACATTATCCTATAAAAGTTGTAAAGACAAAAGATATTGGATGGGATATTGTTTCATGTTCATTTATAAAAGCTAATTCATTAATTATGCATTATGTAGGTGAAATTACTACAAGAAAAGAAATGATATCTAGAGAACAtgaatatgataaaaaaggttattttaattattttattgaaACTGCAGAAGTAGATGAAACTTATCCTGATGATTGGAAAATTCCATGTATTGATGCTCTTTTTATATCTAATGTTGCTAGATTCTTAAATCATTCATGTGAACCAAATGTAAATGTTATAACTATATGGAGAGGTGATAATTATCCATCAGTTGGTATTTTTGCTTCACGAGATATACAACCAAATGAACCTTTAAAATATCACTATGGAATcaattataaaaatattaagtGTATGTGTGCATCTAAGAAGTGTAAGGGTTACATAGGTTAA
- a CDS encoding protein disulfide isomerase, whose amino-acid sequence MNRKYFSSLFLFLISFVFQSFVRSHGDLFNEFVTDIHDGELDKFTTKNDIVLVMFYAPWCGHCKRLIPEYNEAANILNEKKSEIKLASIDATVENALAQEYGITGYPTLILFNKKNKINYGGGRTANSIVEWLLQMTGPVFSHVEGNIEDVLKEKKINVAFYLEYTSEDNDLYKKFNEVGDKNREIAKYFVKKNDKHNKLFCYRTDENKVEYDEKMPLEEFVTSESFPLFGEINTENYRFYAESPKELVWVCATTEQYNEIKEHVRLAAQELRKKTHFVLLNIPEYAEHAKASLGLTEFPGLAFQSNEGRYLLKNPKESLLNHNAIINFFKDVEAGKIEKSLKSEPIPEDDKNAPVKIVVGNSFVDVVLKSGKDVLIEIYAPWCGHCKKLEPVYEDLGRKLKKYDSIIVAKMDGTLNETPIKDFEWSGFPTIFFVKAGSKIPLPYEGERSLKGFVDFLNKHATNTPISIDGVPEFEDATSEEL is encoded by the exons ATGAATAGAAAGTATTTTTCTTccctttttttatttcttatttctTTTGTGTTTCAATCATTTGTTCGTTCTCATGGTGACCTTTTCAATGAATTTGTAACAGATATACATGATGGAGAACTGGATAAATTCACAACAAAGAATGATATTGTTCTGGTTATGTTTTATGCTCCATG GTGCGGTCATTGCAAAAGACTTATTCCTGAATACAATGAAGCTGCAAATATTTTaaacgaaaaaaaaagcgAAATAAAATTAGCTAGTATTGATGCCACTGTGGAAAATGCTCTTGCTCAAGAATATGGAATAACAGGATATCCaacattaatattatttaataagaagaacaaaataaattatgGAGGTGGAAGAACTGCTAATTCAATCGTTGAATGGTTATTACAAATGACAGGTCCTGTATTTAGTCATGTTGAAGGAAATATTGAAGATGTAttaaaagagaaaaaaattaatgtTGCCTTTTATTTAGAATATACTTCAGAAGATAATGatttatacaaaaaatttaatGAAGTTGGTGATAAAAATCGTGAGATTGCcaaatattttgtaaagaaaaatgataaacataataaattattttgttatagaactgatgaaaataaagttgaatatgatgaaaaaatgCCACTTGAAGAATTTGTTACATCTGAATCATTTCCATTATTTGGAGAAATAAATACAGAAAATTATAGATTCTATGCTGAAAGCCCAAAAGAATTAGTTTGGGTTTGTGCTACAACAGAACAATATAATGAAATCAAAGAACATGTAAGATTAGCTGCACAAgaattaagaaaaaaaacacatttcgttttattaaatatacCTGAATATGCTGAACATGCTAAAGCATCATTAGGATTAACAGAATTCCCAGGTTTAGCTTTTCAATCAAATGAAGGAAGATACCTATTAAAGAACCCAAAAGAATCCTTATTAAATCATAATGctattattaatttctttaaaGATGTTGAAGCTGGAAAAATCGAAAAATCTTTAAAATCAGAACCAATACCAGaagatgataaaaatgCTCCTGTCAAAATTGTTGTTGGGAATTCTTTTGTAGATGTTGTCTTAAAAAGTGGAAAAGATGTACTTATTGAAATTTATGCACCATGGTGTGGTCATTGTAAAAAATTAGAACCCGTCTATGAAGACTTAGgaagaaaattaaaaaaatatgattcAATCATTGTTGCTAAAATGGATGGAACCTTAAATGAAACACCTATTAAAGATTTCGAATGGTCAGGATTCCCAACCATCTTCTTTGTTAAGGCTGGTTCAAAAATACCTTTACCATATGAAGGAGAAAGATCACTCAAAGGATTTGTAGATTTCTTAAATAAACACGCAACAAATACACCAATATCAATAGATGGCGTACCTGAATTTGAAGATGCCACATCAGAAGAATTATAA
- a CDS encoding rhomboid protease ROM3 — protein sequence MLRKEIESEEDVVVSSENIELIERQTKNKYVDILFPGIALNKIIVWISFFQIIIYILSCLLSENFSTPNVQVLMLLGATYGPLIKEGEFWRLVLPIFLHANLWHLIVNILCILNLGLIIESKYKKSKFLLIYFLSGITGNILTTICNPCQLAVGASTSGFGLIGCSILEIFLAWKKLTRKAKNYYILNIFLFLLFFMFVSISPTVDLFGHIGGFLSGAFLCCHYNKFIGYNIFQNFLYYSFLCICMLIIFYLPIRLYIINMPCGMIY from the exons ATGTTAAGAAAAGAGATTGAAAGTGAAGAAGATGTTGTTGTATCATCTGAAAATATTGAGCTCATTGAAAGGCAgacaaaaaataaatacgTTGACATTTTATTTCCTGGAATAGCATTAAataa AATTATTGTATGGATAAgtttttttcaaataattatttatattttaagtTGTTTATTGAGTGAAAATTTCAGCACGCCAAATGTGCAAGTCTTGATGTTACTCGGGGCAACCTATGGGCCTTTAATaaa gGAAGGTGAATTTTGGAGACTTGTGCTGCCCATTTTTTTACATGCTAACTTGTGGCATTTAattgtaaatattttgtgCATATTAAACTTAGGTTTAATAATTGAAAGTAAATATAAGAAGtctaaatttttattaatatattttttatctgGCATAACTGGAAATATTCTCACAACTATTTGTAATCCTTGTCAGCTAGCTGTAGGTGCATCAACTAGTGGATTTGGTTTAATTGGATGTTCAATattagaaatatttttagcttggaaaaaattaacaaGAAAGGCtaagaattattatattcttaatatttttttatttctattattttttatgtttgTTAGTATTTCACCTACAGTAGATCTTTTTGGACATATAGGTGGATTCCTCTCTGGAGCTTTCTTATGTTGTCActataataaatttatagGATACAACAt CTTTCAGaattttctatattataGCTTTCTTTGTATTTGTATgttaattattttttatttgcCTATAAGATTAtacattataaatatgCCATGTGGAATGATCTATTAA